A section of the Drosophila sechellia strain sech25 chromosome 3L, ASM438219v1, whole genome shotgun sequence genome encodes:
- the LOC6610580 gene encoding integumentary mucin C.1 isoform X1 gives MWLKALVLLLTIRYLAATCNVCQSASNVACHSETTFSICYDGVPSYDLLPCPKDFYCTDGFYTCYQNADPVCKTEEDTSTTEIQTSTTTSSPTTTTTTEVPTTTAIPTTTTTTEIPTTEAPWDADDICQQYTKNTFFENVDDPTCTTFITCTVDDDGTHSTKVTSCKANQYFSTSLKACTATKPDGCVEATTTVATTTPTTTTVATTAASTTTAEPWSAEKTCLTVTRTTLFQNQDDPTCTTYLFCYFINGSATALIRNCKTNQYFDASLKACGEDKPDYCT, from the exons ATGTGGCTAAAGGCGCTTGTTCTACTG CTTACGATCCGATATTTGGCGGCCACGTGCAATGTGTGTCAAAGTGCCAGCAATGTCGCTTGTCACAGTGAAACCACTTTTTCCATCTGCTATGACG GAGTGCCATCGTATGATCTCTTGCCATGTCCTAAGGATTTTTATTGCACGGATGGCTTTTACACTTGCTATCAAAATGCTGATCCAGTTTGCAAAACAGAAGAGGACACTTCCACCACCGAGATCCAGACAAGTACAACCACTTCCAGCCCCACTACCACGACAACCACTGAAGTCCCAACTACCACTGCTATCCCCACTACCACAACAACCACTGAGATCCCGACTACTGAAGCTCCGTGGGATGCCGACGATATCTGTCAGCAATACACTAAAAACACCTTTTTCGAAAACGTAGATGATCCCACCTGCACCAC TTTTATAACCTGTACAGTTGATGACGACGGAACCCATTCGACAAAGGTCACTTCATGCAAGGCTAATCAGTATTTTAGTACCAGCTTGAAGGCTTGTACCGCCACAAAGCCCGATGGATGCGTGGAGGCGACAACCACTGTGGCCACCACAACcccaaccaccaccaccgtgGCCACAACAGCGGCGAGTACCACCACAGCAGAACCCTGGAGTGCGGAGAAAACCTGCCTGACTGTCACTAGGACCACTTTGTTTCAAAACCAAGACGATCCCACCTGCACCAC GTAtctattttgttattttatcaATGGATCGGCAACAGCTTTGATAAGGAACTGTAAGACCAACCAATATTTTGATGCTTCCTTGAAAGCCTGCGGCGAAGATAAACCGGATTATTGCACCTAA
- the LOC6610580 gene encoding integumentary mucin C.1 isoform X2, producing MWLKALVLLLTIRYLAATCNVCQSASNVACHSETTFSICYDGVPSYDLLPCPKDFYCTDGFYTCYQNADPVCKTEEDTSTTEIQTSTTTSSPTTTTTTEVPTTTAIPTTTTTTEIPTTEAPWDADDICQQYTKNTFFENVDDPTCTTYLFCYFINGSATALIRNCKTNQYFDASLKACGEDKPDYCT from the exons ATGTGGCTAAAGGCGCTTGTTCTACTG CTTACGATCCGATATTTGGCGGCCACGTGCAATGTGTGTCAAAGTGCCAGCAATGTCGCTTGTCACAGTGAAACCACTTTTTCCATCTGCTATGACG GAGTGCCATCGTATGATCTCTTGCCATGTCCTAAGGATTTTTATTGCACGGATGGCTTTTACACTTGCTATCAAAATGCTGATCCAGTTTGCAAAACAGAAGAGGACACTTCCACCACCGAGATCCAGACAAGTACAACCACTTCCAGCCCCACTACCACGACAACCACTGAAGTCCCAACTACCACTGCTATCCCCACTACCACAACAACCACTGAGATCCCGACTACTGAAGCTCCGTGGGATGCCGACGATATCTGTCAGCAATACACTAAAAACACCTTTTTCGAAAACGTAGATGATCCCACCTGCACCAC GTAtctattttgttattttatcaATGGATCGGCAACAGCTTTGATAAGGAACTGTAAGACCAACCAATATTTTGATGCTTCCTTGAAAGCCTGCGGCGAAGATAAACCGGATTATTGCACCTAA
- the LOC6610581 gene encoding uncharacterized protein LOC6610581 produces MIPFSKIGKIGGGTGHSSNYLRARRSSDASQSERQWVKLIMWLRIMFILLLAHCLSALPAPEFDDQNSKTWSAEEACSEVTITTLMENQADPTCRTYVYCYVVNGSVYSLIRSCKSNQYFDHNLKMCRSEVPAECSAEAPTN; encoded by the exons ATGATACCATTTTCTAAAATTGGCAAGATAGGCGGGGGAACAGGCCACTCCAGTAACTATTTAAGAGCCAGGCGGAGCTCTGATGCTTCACAAAGCGAAAGGCAATGGGTTAAGCTAATCATGTGGCTGCGTATAATGTTTATACTG TTGCTGGCTCATTGCCTCTCGGCTTTGCCAGCTCCAGAGTTTGACGACCAGAACTCCAAGACTTGGAGTGCGGAAGAAGCCTGCAGTGAAGTTACAATCACCACCCTAATGGAAAACCAGGCTGATCCAACTTGTAGAAC CTACGTTTATTGTTACGTGGTAAATGGATCAGTTTATTCGTTGATTAGGAGCTGCAAAAGCAACCAGTACTTTGATCACAATTTGAAAATGTGCAGGTCTGAAGTTCCAGCTGAATGTTCTGCAGAGGCACCAACCAACTAA
- the LOC6610582 gene encoding uncharacterized protein LOC6610582, protein MWTSLIVSLLLVQCLLAGAAPALKDLDAGTWSADEACQNVDKSVIIANQNDSTCATFVYCYKVDDSTRALIKSCKSGQFFDADLEFCSVSKPAGCV, encoded by the exons ATGTGGACGAGTCTAATTGTATCACTG CTCCTGGTCCAATGCCTGCTTGCCGGGGCAGCGCCTGCGCTAAAGGATCTGGACGCGGGCACCTGGAGTGCGGATGAGGCGTGTCAGAATGTGGATAAGTCGGTCATAATAGCGAACCAGAATGACTCCACATGCGCAAC TTTCGTCTATTGTTATAAAGTCGATGACTCAACGAGGGCTCTAATCAAAAGCTGCAAGAGCGGGCAATTCTTTGATGCCGATCTCGAATTCTGCAGTGTCAGCAAACCAGCTGGATGTGTCTAA
- the LOC6610583 gene encoding chitinase-like protein PB1E7.04c isoform X1 has product MAAQISLQVLLLLWISNGALGQSGCSDCSLTNEQYACVSETDYGLCFGQGTVDESAVQSCRDGYYCVLEGFCAPMASAEPACVTATSTATTDIVTDSSTLETTESTATTTAETTDSTVAETPTTQFTTDSTTSEFSTDSSTDSTTSELTTESSTDSTTSEISTESSTDSTTSELTTESSTDSTTSEISTESSTDSTTSELTTESSTDSTTSEISTESSTDSTTSELTTESSTDSTTSEISTESSTDSTTSELTTESSTDSTTSDISTESSTDSTTSEISTESSTDSTTSELTTDSSTDSTTSELTTDSSTDSTTSATTTDSSSPPTTTESSTSAPTTVPSEIDPNAYCAKLKAKGYFRVETDTTCQMYVYCYKLSLDYLGWLYYCNTNEYYNSETESCQSTRPSNC; this is encoded by the exons TTAGCCTACAG GTTCTCCTGCTCCTCTGGATTTCGAATGGTGCTCTTGGGCAGTCCGGTTGTTCCGACTGCTCCTTGACAAATGAACAATATGCGTGTGTCAGTGAAACCGACTATGGGCTTTGCTTCGGTCAAGGCACCGTGGACGAAAGTGCGGTGCAAAGCTGTCGCGATGGGTACTACTGCGTCCTCGAGGGATTCTGTGCACCAATGGCCTCAGCGGAA CCGGCCTGTGTCACAGCCACTTCTACGGCCACAACGGATATAGTAACAG ATTCGAGTACCCTAGAAACTACGGAGTCAACAGCAACCACCACAGCTGAAACTACCGATTCCACAGTGGCTGAAACTCCAACAACCCAGTTCACAACAGATTCAACCACTTCTGAATTTTCTACAGATTCCAGTACCGATTCTACTACATCTGAGCTCACTACGGAATCGAGTACCGATTCTACTACATCTGAAATTAGTACCGAATCGAGTACCGATTCTACTACATCTGAGCTAACTACCGAATCGAGTACAGATTCTACTACTTCTGAAATTAGTACCGAATCGAGTACCGATTCTACTACATCTGAGCTAACTACCGAATCGAGTACAGATTCTACTACTTCTGAAATTAGTACCGAATCGAGTACCGATTCTACTACATCTGAGCTAACTACCGAATCGAGTACAGATTCTACTACTTCTGAAATTAGTACCGAATCGAGTACCGATTCTACTACATCTGAGCTAACTACCGAATCGAGTACAGATTCTACTACTTCTGATATTAGTACCGAATCGAGTACGGATTCTACTACTTCTGAAATTAGTACCGAATCGAGTACGGACTCAACTACTTCTGAACTTACTACTGATTCGAGTACAGATTCTACTACATCTGAACTTACCACAGATTCAAGTACAGATTCCACCACATCTGCCACTACCACTGATTCGAGTTCTCCGCCCACAACAACTGAATCATCTACCAGTGCTCCAACTACAGTACCTTCGGAAATAGATCCCAATGCCTATTGTGCAAAGTTGAAGGCCAAAGGATACTTCCGAGTTGAGACCGATACAACGTGTCAAAT GTATGTCTACTGCTATAAATTGAGTCTGGATTACCTGGGTTGGCTTTACTATTGCAACACCAATGAATACTACAATTCGGAAACAGAGTCCTGCCAATCCACACGACCGAGCAACTGCTGA
- the LOC6610583 gene encoding uncharacterized protein LOC6610583 isoform X3: MAAQISLQVLLLLWISNGALGQSGCSDCSLTNEQYACVSETDYGLCFGQGTVDESAVQSCRDGYYCVLEGFCAPMASAEPACVTATSTATTDIVTDSSTDSTTSATTTDSSSPPTTTESSTSAPTTVPSEIDPNAYCAKLKAKGYFRVETDTTCQMYVYCYKLSLDYLGWLYYCNTNEYYNSETESCQSTRPSNC; the protein is encoded by the exons TTAGCCTACAG GTTCTCCTGCTCCTCTGGATTTCGAATGGTGCTCTTGGGCAGTCCGGTTGTTCCGACTGCTCCTTGACAAATGAACAATATGCGTGTGTCAGTGAAACCGACTATGGGCTTTGCTTCGGTCAAGGCACCGTGGACGAAAGTGCGGTGCAAAGCTGTCGCGATGGGTACTACTGCGTCCTCGAGGGATTCTGTGCACCAATGGCCTCAGCGGAA CCGGCCTGTGTCACAGCCACTTCTACGGCCACAACGGATATAGTAACAG ATTCAAGTACAGATTCCACCACATCTGCCACTACCACTGATTCGAGTTCTCCGCCCACAACAACTGAATCATCTACCAGTGCTCCAACTACAGTACCTTCGGAAATAGATCCCAATGCCTATTGTGCAAAGTTGAAGGCCAAAGGATACTTCCGAGTTGAGACCGATACAACGTGTCAAAT GTATGTCTACTGCTATAAATTGAGTCTGGATTACCTGGGTTGGCTTTACTATTGCAACACCAATGAATACTACAATTCGGAAACAGAGTCCTGCCAATCCACACGACCGAGCAACTGCTGA
- the LOC6610583 gene encoding cell wall protein IFF6 isoform X2 has protein sequence MAAQISLQVLLLLWISNGALGQSGCSDCSLTNEQYACVSETDYGLCFGQGTVDESAVQSCRDGYYCVLEGFCAPMASAEPACVTATSTATTDIVTDSSTDSTTSELTTESSTDSTTSEISTESSTDSTTSELTTESSTDSTTSEISTESSTDSTTSELTTESSTDSTTSEISTESSTDSTTSELTTESSTDSTTSEISTESSTDSTTSELTTESSTDSTTSDISTESSTDSTTSEISTESSTDSTTSELTTDSSTDSTTSELTTDSSTDSTTSATTTDSSSPPTTTESSTSAPTTVPSEIDPNAYCAKLKAKGYFRVETDTTCQMYVYCYKLSLDYLGWLYYCNTNEYYNSETESCQSTRPSNC, from the exons TTAGCCTACAG GTTCTCCTGCTCCTCTGGATTTCGAATGGTGCTCTTGGGCAGTCCGGTTGTTCCGACTGCTCCTTGACAAATGAACAATATGCGTGTGTCAGTGAAACCGACTATGGGCTTTGCTTCGGTCAAGGCACCGTGGACGAAAGTGCGGTGCAAAGCTGTCGCGATGGGTACTACTGCGTCCTCGAGGGATTCTGTGCACCAATGGCCTCAGCGGAA CCGGCCTGTGTCACAGCCACTTCTACGGCCACAACGGATATAGTAACAG ATTCCAGTACCGATTCTACTACATCTGAGCTCACTACGGAATCGAGTACCGATTCTACTACATCTGAAATTAGTACCGAATCGAGTACCGATTCTACTACATCTGAGCTAACTACCGAATCGAGTACAGATTCTACTACTTCTGAAATTAGTACCGAATCGAGTACCGATTCTACTACATCTGAGCTAACTACCGAATCGAGTACAGATTCTACTACTTCTGAAATTAGTACCGAATCGAGTACCGATTCTACTACATCTGAGCTAACTACCGAATCGAGTACAGATTCTACTACTTCTGAAATTAGTACCGAATCGAGTACCGATTCTACTACATCTGAGCTAACTACCGAATCGAGTACAGATTCTACTACTTCTGATATTAGTACCGAATCGAGTACGGATTCTACTACTTCTGAAATTAGTACCGAATCGAGTACGGACTCAACTACTTCTGAACTTACTACTGATTCGAGTACAGATTCTACTACATCTGAACTTACCACAGATTCAAGTACAGATTCCACCACATCTGCCACTACCACTGATTCGAGTTCTCCGCCCACAACAACTGAATCATCTACCAGTGCTCCAACTACAGTACCTTCGGAAATAGATCCCAATGCCTATTGTGCAAAGTTGAAGGCCAAAGGATACTTCCGAGTTGAGACCGATACAACGTGTCAAAT GTATGTCTACTGCTATAAATTGAGTCTGGATTACCTGGGTTGGCTTTACTATTGCAACACCAATGAATACTACAATTCGGAAACAGAGTCCTGCCAATCCACACGACCGAGCAACTGCTGA